In Setaria viridis chromosome 5, Setaria_viridis_v4.0, whole genome shotgun sequence, the genomic stretch TCTCCACTGCCCCTGAGCCATCCCTCTTCTCCCCTTCCCTTGCACAAGAATCTGCACTTGGAATGGCGCCCCTTCCCTTGCACAAGAACCTGCACTTGGAATGACGCGCGCGGAGGAACTCGGATTGCAAATTTTCTCATATTGGGGATGATTTGTGTGTTGGTTCGACATGCATGTAAGAATTCATGAGATTTGTTATGTTCGGGATGTTCCATTCCCGGTTAACGACAGTGGCGGATGCAACCAAGAATCTAGCGGaggcttcttccttctccttccctttcttcccttcccttcttccTAAAAATCATTAAAAAATTATGAAGAGGTTCCACTGTCCGAGAGGCAGCAAATCATTAAAAAATTAtgaagagggagaggaagcaGGGAGCTTGAGCCCCGTCCACCCCACCGCTGGATCTGCCCTCGGTTAATCGGCAAACGAACCctatcaaacaaaaaaaaaaacagaaatttcTAACCATTACTCGGTCGATCGATTGTTGCTTTGTATTGTAAGCGAAGGTCCCATGTAATTATTTTTTCGATTTACTACTGTCTTCGTTGTCTTCGTTTTATCTTAGAAGGCCAAATGTGTAGTGTGAACGCGTGGTAGCAGTTTTTTTTGGCCCATTGGGCCCTCGGACTTTGTTTGGATGACTGGGCGTGTTGAAGTAAAGGAAAGAAGTGGCCCATcgttgtaaaaaagaaaagaaaagtaaaagGATGTAAATTTGATTGACTTATAAGTCGGTCTGTCTGGATGACCAAATGCGCTCGTTGAAGTAGTAAGGCCCAACTGGCTTAAAGTCACTCGGCGGCCCAACATATATGCAGGACCGACGGCCTGTTCAGTTTCTTATTGGAACCCAGTCCACCCAGTCAAGCCTTCCGCACATGATTGGCGCGCTGAGGCCTACGGCCTGCGCCTGCGGCGCGCGAGGCACACGCCTACACGTCCTACTACACTGccgaagaaggaagaaggaactCGCGTGCACAGGCAGCCCGTCGTCTAGGAAAAGCTCGAGGCTCGTTACCTCGTTCGGTTCGGTGCTAGCTCGACTCGGCTGGTTACACTAACGAGCCAGCTCGAGCTGACATTTTAGCTTGTTAGTATAACGAGCAAGCTCGAGCTGGCTCACGAACTGCTCGCGAGCCAAATGAGCCGATGACCTCAACAGATTAGCAATGACAACTTAACATCGATACCAAATTAGCCCATGCGACCAGACTGGCCCAACAAGGTCCAAGCCGTATCCTATCCTATGTACCTGCctactacttcctccgttttaaattgtagatcgttttgatttttccagTTAATAGATGTTTGTATACATTTAGACATATATTAAGATACATACAAATATCCAGACACCTGTAGTGAGTGTTCAGGAGGAGCGCGAGGTCGTCGCCGCCACTACCAGCGAGATCCAGCTCGCGAGCCGAAACGAGCCGGCTCGAGCTAAGAACGAGCCGAACCGAGCTACGATTGTTACTCATTTTATTAACGAGCGGCTCGTTAGATTAACGAGCTGtcacgagccgagccgagccagcTCGATATCCACCCCTACCGTCGTCCGGTCTCCTGCGTATCCCTGATTCCTGAAGCAGCCAGGCAGTCGGTATCAATAGTTAACACAAAAACCGGCTAGGTGCACAAGCACAACTTGCTACTAGCCTTGGTATGCGTGCAACGTACCTTCGTTTTCAAATATATAATATCGTTGTTTTTTTACTTAAATTATTCTAACCTTAACTTGTATATGGACCTATTTGCAAAACTCAGGGGCGGACCTAGCATATAATTTGTGTGAGGGCGCACGAGGAGATAAATTGATGAATGTTTTATATGGTAAAATTTAGTCAACTAGCTTGGCTTGTAGAATTTGAGTGAGGGCCTGTGCCCTCGCTCAGCCCAACGTAGGTCCGCCCCTGTGCAAAAGTATTTGTAAAAGAGATGAAAAATCAGATGagtgaaaaaaaattattggtattatatatttaagaatTGAGGTAGTACTGCATCTCGGATGGTGCCATTGTCCGCGTCGCCATACTCATACATAACAGCCATATCTTTCCCTATTTCAGCGTCATGACATGCACACGGAGCCAAGCCAACAGCTAGCTTTGGTTGGCCGCAGGACGAGATAGATAGATGAGTGGCGTGGGATAGAGAACGCGGTGATGGCGTTGTGCATCGAATAATCGAGTGAGGCTGGTCCAGCCTTCGCGCGTCTCGGCCAGCTGCACAGAGGCGCCCGAGCGACGAGGCTACGGCCTGGGGAGCTGCGGCGCACGGCATGCAGGGAGTTGGACCTAGCGAGCGCGGCGGGCTCCACCATAGCACGCACGACGCCATGTCGTCGTGCCCCTCAAGCCTCCCATGCACATTTTCGCTGCAAGCATTGCCAGGCAAGCAACGATAGGCTCGTGGATGGGCGTCGCGGTACCAGCGGGCTTGATCCGATCGAGCTACGTTGTCCtagtgttcttttttttccccccaaTTTATAGGACAGGGTGCTATTCGTCAAGATCCGctcctgcaaggctgcaagttGACTATTTTTAGCTATAAAAAAGCAGGAGCGAATGCCAAcggacttttttctttttgcagtgTACTTCTGGCGTCTCCGTCCGAAGCAAAGCGATCCAACGGCAAGATGTGCCACGTACGGTGACATTCGCTTACCACACGCGGCGTCTGATGTGATATAGCTCAAATTAAGAAACACGGATCGACGTTACTACGTTAATAGGCTGACTGGGAGCTCGATCGATATCCTTGCGTCTCAAGGGTGTTTGATAccagatgctaaactttagcagtatcacatcggatgttcagatgctaattaggattaaacacgagctaattataaaactaattgcagaatctgtgctaattcacgagatgaacctattaagcctaattaatccatcattagtaaatagttactgtagcaccatattgtcaaatcatggactaattatgtttaatagattcgtcttgtgaattagactccatctgtacaattagttttgtaaatagtctatatttaatattcttaattaatatttaaatattcgatatgacaggtaCTTAAACTTTACGAGGCCCTCATATTGGATCGCTTGCCGGTGTCCATTTTAccctgcgcgcgcgcgcgtaccGGCCACGGCCCACGGGCCACCCTTCGTGCCCACACGcctgcagctagctagctactgtGCGTACGTGGAGGCCTAGGATACAAGGACAACCTGCTACACTACTGTGTCATATGTTTTCGCTCTGGTCTTCAGCTAGCAGCAGCGAGCCATGCATGCATCGGTGGTCGGACGTACACCGGTAGTACACGTACTACGACGGCGATGGTGCTGGCCCGCAACGGTTGACCTCGATCCAATAAaacctactactactactagtagCAAGTAAAACCTAATACTACTAAACCAAGTGGCAAGGGTAGGTGGGTTTAAACTCACCGTCTGATCGATACTCTGATGCAGTGCAAGCTCGTCGTACCAGCTGCATGCATGCCTGCATCTATCTGATGAAGCTGGAAACTATGCCTGCAGCTTGCCGTGACGTACGTGACGGGGGCTGCGCCAGTCGCCGGTGACGAACGAAATTAAGACGATCCAGTTGGTTTTCAACTTTATAATTAAACCGATGAAGGCATTGCTTTTTCCGACTTGCACTACGACCCATGGACGAAAATTACTATAGCCGCCGGTTTGGACGAGAGAGCGACTACGGCCGGCCAGCACAGGTGAAAAATGCGGTCATAGATTTCGAAAATCTAATTGGGACTAAATTTTCAAGACAAAAGAGGAGCCCTTTAATCCcggatccgggactaaagacccctttagtcccggttgataaaaccaaccgggactaaaggggcggtCACGCAGGCGTATgcattttaaattatttttcatattaatattgtatgcaagtcatatatatatatatatatatttcatgatagtaatACACACACACAATGGCGAAGCTAGAGTAAATTGGAGGGGGGTttatacacaattcttagtatattatacacatcaatgAATCAAGTACAACAACGtggcttttatcaatcataattattaggagaatccagtgaaaactgcgtacataaatgttcatattagagctaaccaACATTAATTAgctaaggaaaaggaaaacaaaaatagacggtacccacagTTGTATGACTGTAGTATGTATTCCTTATAATTTTGGttctccaagaaattgtatactgCCTCCAATGTTtgctttggttgatcccgtatcGCTTTTGGTTAATgagcgatggatccatgaaacCAACATTAAAGTACAATTCTAtgcggcacctctgaattagcatcctacataaaatagaagacgaagttagtagggcgatgcacacacaaaaaattatgatatgagccaaaatttacatattgataaacagacacttacagaacccaggcgctaatgagagagacgtctaggggatcctgatggtacacttcatatatatccttaaaTTCCATCCACATGAGTTTCTCACCTTCGctgaaaaaatcaatcggtttaacccgAAAAGCGAACATGAGCCTTCCCTTGCCAGattgctccatgtaccattgatggaatttgtacatcttcatcAAGAGTTTCTGTACCAATTCAgaccttactagaggcttgcctaccttaaagggccatttaggtacaattggcTCTAGAGCTAGCggttcaacttgccctagaacttcagcaagagacatacctgtatcttgcataaatccaatgacttggatttgttgttctaagggtATTGTTGCTATAGTTTAAGCATCTTTATTTGCTTGATCCCCGAGCTGGGGGACAGTACGACTGGAAGACGACGCTCCTCGCCATCTTTTCTTCTGAtcagacttaactaacgaacgctcgtagttcgatagtaaactcctctttacttcttttgacaTACCAAtagaaaattttaattttgatggaactctcttcttgggaggctgcccctcgagatcaccaggatcatctcgtctaatcttataacgcagcgcttcgcacacaggacaaacatccaatttctcgtattcatcaccacgatagaggatacagtcattagggcatgcgtgtatcttctaaacctccaatcccagagggcaaacaacctgtcTAGCTTCATATgtgtggacggcaattcattattctcgggaagaatattctttacaattttcaatatcccttgaaatgccttatcggacacaccattttttgccttccattgcagcatttccagtgtggtatccagttttttatgcccctacttgcaatctgggtacaacaattttttgtgatcatctatcatccttctcttcttcgccgtcttccattataacccctctttcgccgtgcttggtccaaaccaaatagttaggcatgaaaccgtatttaaacaagtggctgtgaacaatccccaggaagagtagtccttgttactgcattggaagcatgaacaacatatgaatcccttctctaGCTTGTTAGCTTTGGCTAATTCAAGAAAATAACAcgagccatcaacaaactccttggtccgtctgtccgcgttatacaagtattgccggtccatctgcatcgtattacatgaaaaatggatataggtcttcgtattagataaacaacttgatcaatattgataatttagaccaatcaaccttcataaagataaaaacatttcacatgaaaattacactaaTCAACATTCATACCATTCACTAGGTCAACAaagagaaaaatgctagaattctggaaTAAGACAATatagatacatatacactaaagattacagacgctccatTGTGGACTTCATGTAGttaattatcctaaaataatggtacaacatagcagaatgtttgCCCTCCAACTCAtttctgcacatgactcaatcttctatgAGAgccacctccactcctccagtaccagagaatagtgtaagcacattcatgccatgtgcagacactgttctctggtattggaggagcagACGAGCTAGCACTTTAGAATgttcctccaataccagagaatggagagccacctccgctcctccaataccagagaatagtgtaagcacattcatgccatgtgcagatactgttctctaggattggaggagcggaggtggtgcATCCATTggcggtccatctgcatcgtattacgtgaaaaatgaacataaggctttgtattagataaagaacttgatcaatattaggtaggggaaaatagagtaaatgtgtttataatatttagtccttgcaataaacatgagataaataaattattggtcaaagaaatacaattattgttaaattatagtgacatgaaaaattgtagcaatgaacaaattctatttctcacgcctacaatttatttaccttaattttattgcaatgactaaatattaaaaacatatttactttattttttcccatacctaatattgatcaagttctttacctaatacgaatcatatataacaagaagctatccatcaaattctagctcaaaaacatgtttaAATagaaatcctctccattctcccccattctaaaaaacttatttttctctagctctaaagcataaaataaagcataataagaataaatgaagggaggatgaagtagataacctttacaacactttgtatgagtgaaatccccacaaaaatgaggaaaaaaaaatcgggaagcacctcccctaaggttgcttgctcgccatggagaggaggacgAAGAAGCTCTCGGTCTCTGATGGAGTGGTTCGGGAAGGAAGAAGAGCTCTCGGTTTGGTTTGTTTTATAGGCGAGGAGCAtttgtcccgattggaatttccaaccaggacaaaagccctccccttagtcccggttggtaattccaaccgggacaaatgATTTAGTcccccggttggaattaccgttccaaccgggactaaaggggcggggccgggggagggggggcttttgtcccggttggaattttcaaccgggacaaaagcttcCACCGTCGGTGTGATATTttttagccgttacaaccgggactaaagggggggctttagtcccggttggtaactcccTCGTCGTTTGGCCTTtggtgcctcatttttgacccgggactaaatgcactctagtcccgggtccaaagtcaacagggacaaaagctcctggatggaaggtcagttctctactagtgctagTCTGTACGTGATGACTCGTGACTAAAGGTCTATTTGGTTGGGCCGTGAGCTGTGAAAAAGTTGCTGTGAACTATGAAAAACCTACTGTGAACTGTAAGCCGTTCGGTTGAAACAGCTGTGAAAACTATAAAGTCCTTTCACCGGATCCCACTGTCAGTGACACATTTTGCTTTTTTCTCTCGTTTTCCCTCTCGCATCTCGCAACCCGCATGGTGGGTAGCGCCATGGCCGGTCGGTCGGCGCGGAGGGACGGCAACGCGGTTGGACGGTGTGGAGGATGGCAACACAGCAAGATGAAGCGGCGGCCGACATGATTTGGCAGAGCAGCGGCCGACCTGCGCGGAGGGGTGGTGATGCAATAGGTCGGAGTGGCAGCCGCCGTGGTGGGGGTAGGGTGGATGTGCGGCACGGTAGTTGGTATGCCGGCAGCCAACACTTGCGCTGCCGTCGGATCGAGTGGAGAAGAGGGCGGCTCCCCTGCTTGTTCTACTTACACTCGGAGGAGAAGAGGGGCTCGAAGGAAGGTGGAGCGCCGGACTTGGGGCCGAGGAAGGTGGTCCCCGGAGAGGGCCTGCCAGCTAGGAGCCACACCGCTGCCGGTTAGGAGGAGCGCTGTCGGGGCATGGAACCCATCGTCAACCGTTTCGCGGATTGGGGAGGGGAATCGGGAGGAAAGAACGAACCAGTGCCAACATAACGAGTGGTAGGTGGATAATTTTCGCAAAAACGTGATCCCACAACCAGCTCAAGCAAGTCACTGGGTGATGTGAAAATTGTACTATGAAATAGCTGCTTTCTTTGTAGAACCTGGGAGGAAGCAACTCCCTTTGATTGGCTTTTGACTTTTCTGGTAGCAAAAGCACTTTTGAaagtccaaccaaacacaccctaaacaTCGTGTCCTTCATTCCCGGTGGCTGTTCACGGCTCAAGCTACTTTTATTTTCTAGTCGTTCTTCCTTTAGATTTAGGGCATGTTTGTTTGAGCAGCAGCTTTAGGCTTGTTtatttgagctgcagctttaggcttgtttgtttgagctgcagtttttgagcttttctaaaaAGCTATTGCTGGCTTAAGCCAACACTAGCTTTTGGAAGATGTGTTTAGTTTCctgagctcaaaaagctacAAATAGCTCATAAAATTGAGCTTCtcagctttccatataaacttaGCTTTTTTGGGCTTTCAGCTTTTTAGAAAATGCATGAGAAGTTCGCTGTTTATTTGAGCTTCTGGCTTTTCATGCTGAGAAGCTgccaggaagctcaaacaaacagacccttaggtttgtgagctcagaaagctacgaaaagctcatAAAGTAGAGATTTTCAGCTTTTCTGAGTTTCCAGCTTTCCAGAAGCTATATTAAAAATTtgatgtttgtttgagtttctaatttttcacgctgagaaactgTGTACACCGATACGTGTTGGCGGCGTGGCCCTTGGAACGTGCAAGTGCTTTATCACTAAACGACGTACCGTGCAGCTAATCTACCTGCTACTGACGATGAGCCGATGATGTGATCGATGAGCGTGACAGCGCGGGCCGACAAGAAATCCACGAAAACGAATAGTTTGCAAATGTGATCAATATATCTTGTTCATTTAAATTTCACCGTGTGATTCTTCACCGTATCGAAATCATCAACAATCAAATTTGTCGTGATCTTCATTACAATCTCTCTCAATATAAAATAAGAAATTGAATTGGAAATAATTTAGAGGATATAGATTATGGAAATAAGCTTGCTTATATTCCTTTGAGTTGGAGAAGGAACATCAAGCTTGCTTATCTTAAGAGACCTTCTGACCATGGGCTAACTAAGAGGTAGTAAAAAACATTTGTTTGTTGGGGGTGGCCATGGGCCCTGCCGGCCACCCCCAGTTCCGCCACTGGTCGTACCTGCATCTATCTGATGAtgctggagagtggagactATGTCGGGGCCGGGGCTTGATGCCGTGACGTGAAGGGGCCGGGGCTGCGTCAGTCGCCGGTGACGACATTAAACCGATCGATCCAGTTGGTTTTCAAGTTTTATAATTATAAACCGACGAAGGCATTGCTTTTCCGACTTGCACTACAACCCATGTCCCATGGACGAAAAACTTGGCCGCCGGTTTGGACGAGAAAGCGACGACGGCCGGCCTTGGAAAACcaaacagagggagtacgtgACTAAACGTCGTGGCCTTTCACGCCTGGCGGTGGCCTTTCACGCCTCAAGCTGCTTTTCTTTTGTTCCTCTAGCCGTTCTTCCTTAGCTTTAATTTGTACACCAGCGATATGTGTTGCCGCATGTTCCTGGGAACGTGCAAGTGCTTCAACTCTTGACGATGGCGTAGCTTTATCATTAAACGACGTAGGTAATCTACCTGCTACTGACGATGAGCCGATGAGGCGATCGATGAGCCTGACAGCGCGGGCCGACAACAAATCCACAATCAGCAATACATCTCCTTGCtttctgcatgcatgcaagcacAGGATCGGAGTTGCAGCTAGGAACTCctagcagcggcggcagcagtgTGTACCTCGCATTCTGGCCGGTCCACAGTAATGGCAGTCAGCGGCGTAAGCCAAACAGTGCATCAGGTTCCACAGTGACCCGATCTGCACTGTCCACGGTGCATCCAACGGGACACCAGCAAGCTCCATATATGCAGGCGCAACTTAACCACCAACGACATCATGCCAGAAGAGCTAGCAAAAGAGTACCAGGACCAATAGCATGACCTTCTCACGGCGCTTCTCCGCGACGTCGACTGCCACGACCACGATGGAGTCCGTCACCGGCGCCGCTGCAGCCTTGGCCACCGTGGACTCCTCCCAAGAATCGGGAGGtgacgacaacgacgacgacctgCCGCGCCAGCCGCTGAGGCTCAAGGGCGTCGTGCTGCAGCCAACCGGGCGCTGGGGCGCGCAGATCTACGAGGACCACGAGCGGGTGTGGCTCGGCACGTTCCCGGACCAGgagaccgccgcgcgcgcctacgACGTGGCCGCGCTCCGCTACCGCGGCCGGGGAGCCGTCACCAACTTCCCGGCGAGGCGCGGCGCGGACGACGAGGCTCGGCAGCTGGCCTTCCTGGCCGCGCACTCCAAGTCCGAGATCGTCGACATGCTGCGCAACCAGACCTACGCCGACGAGCTCCGGCATGGCGTCCGGCGGGGCGTGCCGGCGCTGCCGGCGTGGGCTCGGGTGCCGCTCTTCGAGAAGGCCGTGACGCCGAGCGACGTCGGCAAGCTCAACCGCTTCGTCGTGCCCAAGAAGCACGCGGAGAGGCACCTCCCGCCGCTGCGCGCGGTGGAGGAGGGCACCGCCGGCAAGGGCGTGGTCCTCGCCGTCGAGGACGGTGAGGGCAAGGTGTGGCGGTTCCGGTACTCGTACTGGGAGAGCAGCCAGAGCTACGTGCTCACCAAGGGCTGGATCCGCTTCGTCCGGGAGAAGGGCCTCCGGGccggcgacaccgtggccttcTCCAGGTGGACGTTTGGGCCGGAGGAGCAGCTGCTCATCGACTGCAGgaagaagccgaagaacaaaGCTGATGCGATTGCTGTTCAGGCCCCTATCGTCAAGCTGTTCGGCGTTGATATTGCCGTTGGAAGGCGAGGGAATGGCCTGTGGCGAGTTCTTGAAGAGGAAACATGAGAACACGCCAGCCTTCTTGATCTCTGCCGCGCGTATAGGCCCTAGCTAGTCTTAGTGTGAACGTGTGTATGCTGGTAGCATTATATGATCTTTGTTAGTGTCGCGATACACGTAAGATGTTCACGTGGACATGCATCATGTTTTAGTTCCTCCATTTCATGCATTTCTCACTCGCTTGACACTTGACAATAAGTTTGTGGCCAGCCGTGTGGGAGGATTATATTCCTTTGTGTTCTGGGATAGGATTTCTGGATTTGTTAGTAGCAGTGCATGCAGGTGGTGGGTGTTTGATCGTTATTGTTAGCTTATTTAAGTGGCCATGCAGTAGTAGTAGAGCTAAGCTTGTTCCGCTAGCGTTGTGCACACTTATATGCTCGTTATCATCATCAACTATTGAAGGGTAAATCGACAGGTATCACATCTATACTCTCTACTAGATTAGTTATTATGGTCTAAGCGTGCagtgtttattttttttgataaaggaaGTTTCATTAATTCAGAG encodes the following:
- the LOC117858460 gene encoding AP2/ERF and B3 domain-containing protein Os01g0141000-like; protein product: MTFSRRFSATSTATTTMESVTGAAAALATVDSSQESGGDDNDDDLPRQPLRLKGVVLQPTGRWGAQIYEDHERVWLGTFPDQETAARAYDVAALRYRGRGAVTNFPARRGADDEARQLAFLAAHSKSEIVDMLRNQTYADELRHGVRRGVPALPAWARVPLFEKAVTPSDVGKLNRFVVPKKHAERHLPPLRAVEEGTAGKGVVLAVEDGEGKVWRFRYSYWESSQSYVLTKGWIRFVREKGLRAGDTVAFSRWTFGPEEQLLIDCRKKPKNKADAIAVQAPIVKLFGVDIAVGRRGNGLWRVLEEET